A single genomic interval of Buchnera aphidicola (Symydobius americanus) harbors:
- the rplQ gene encoding 50S ribosomal protein L17 has product MRHRHSGRYLNRNSSHLKAMFNNMICALLKYEMIKTTLPKAKELRTIVEPLITISKVDSISNRRLIFSRIRNNFIVYKLFSDIGPYFLNRPGGYTKILKCGFRPGDKAPIAYVQLTGRSIFQKEKK; this is encoded by the coding sequence ATGAGACATAGGCACAGCGGTCGTTATTTAAATCGTAATTCAAGTCATTTAAAAGCTATGTTTAATAACATGATTTGCGCATTATTGAAATATGAAATGATAAAAACTACATTACCTAAAGCAAAAGAATTGCGTACTATAGTTGAACCATTAATTACTATTTCGAAAGTAGATAGTATTTCTAATAGAAGATTAATTTTTTCTCGTATCAGAAATAATTTCATAGTGTATAAATTATTTAGTGATATTGGTCCATATTTTTTGAATCGTCCTGGTGGATATACTAAAATTTTAAAATGTGGATTTCGTCCTGGAGATAAAGCGCCCATTGCATATGTTCAGTTAACTGGACGAAGTATTTTTCAAAAAGAAAAAAAATAA